One part of the Tolypothrix sp. NIES-4075 genome encodes these proteins:
- a CDS encoding rRNA adenine N-6-methyltransferase family protein has protein sequence MNKQNQDIQAIAGHILDLYLLASFKFKNPHSYTKFRQIKSLKKRTNASSFVETGTYLGVTTKRCAPIFNQVYTIELDKQLAEQAKSFLSNNKNVEVIQGDALKVLPHLL, from the coding sequence ATGAACAAACAAAATCAAGATATACAAGCTATTGCTGGACACATACTAGACCTGTATCTATTAGCATCATTCAAGTTTAAAAATCCCCATAGCTATACAAAATTTCGGCAGATTAAAAGTCTGAAAAAAAGAACAAATGCCAGTAGTTTTGTCGAAACTGGAACTTATTTAGGTGTTACAACTAAAAGATGTGCCCCCATTTTCAACCAAGTCTACACAATTGAGCTTGATAAACAACTTGCCGAACAAGCCAAAAGTTTTTTATCTAATAACAAAAATGTTGAAGTTATTCAAGGAGATGCTTTAAAAGTATTGCCTCATTTATTATAA
- a CDS encoding glycosyltransferase family 2 protein — protein MIRIAILIPSYNNEETISYTLESIQSQHEWIKRISTVYLADDCSSDRTIALAQATWNSPILLHILPADRNLGQWENVNRAINLIKETADWCLILHSDDIAKPNWLEMIISRIELCSEKIGSICSSWDNLMPDGSIKLGENDPTKQLGVIEGNDNAIRETLLQGCWWHISGCAIRLKTFEDCGSFNQKFPYQADWEWLLRSLNRGWAVEYIPRTLILYRQNVGSVSSKSFQTHQDIREFIEIIPNYINYLEPPDILHLHVKRSQFIIMRTVKSLITLNSQRFLQSFHVLLMLLISLKKCQKQSKLYQQLL, from the coding sequence ATGATAAGAATAGCCATTTTGATTCCTAGTTATAATAATGAAGAGACTATTAGCTATACCCTAGAATCTATCCAATCACAGCATGAGTGGATAAAGAGAATTTCTACTGTCTATCTTGCCGATGATTGTTCAAGCGATCGCACCATAGCATTGGCACAAGCAACTTGGAACTCACCTATCCTACTGCATATTTTGCCAGCAGATCGCAACCTAGGTCAATGGGAGAATGTCAATCGAGCAATAAATTTAATTAAAGAAACAGCAGATTGGTGTTTGATTTTACATTCTGATGATATCGCCAAACCAAATTGGCTAGAAATGATAATTTCTAGAATAGAACTTTGCTCAGAAAAGATAGGTAGTATTTGCTCAAGTTGGGATAACTTAATGCCTGATGGTTCTATAAAACTGGGAGAAAATGACCCTACTAAACAACTTGGAGTAATTGAGGGTAATGATAATGCGATTAGGGAAACTTTACTTCAAGGTTGCTGGTGGCATATATCAGGTTGTGCTATTCGGCTGAAAACTTTTGAGGATTGTGGAAGCTTTAATCAAAAATTTCCATACCAAGCTGATTGGGAATGGCTATTGCGTTCTCTTAATAGAGGATGGGCTGTTGAGTACATTCCTAGAACATTAATTTTGTACAGGCAAAATGTAGGTAGTGTTTCTTCTAAATCGTTCCAAACTCACCAAGATATTAGAGAATTTATAGAAATTATACCTAATTACATTAATTATTTAGAACCTCCAGATATACTTCATCTCCATGTCAAAAGAAGTCAATTTATTATCATGCGTACGGTAAAATCTTTAATTACGCTAAATAGTCAAAGATTTTTGCAATCTTTTCATGTATTATTGATGTTGTTAATTAGCTTAAAAAAATGTCAAAAACAATCAAAATTGTATCAACAGCTCTTGTAA
- a CDS encoding glycosyltransferase family 4 protein: protein MKILLIGNYQLDAIQSMDRFALMLEIYLTNFGHQVRVIRPSPYLGTLGLSSQLLKKWLGYIDKLILFPSQLRQALSWADVVHICDHGNAVYIKHLRNVPHVVTCHDLLAVRSGLGEFAEYKTGWTGKQLQQMMMKGLNQAQKVVCVSEQTRSDVLRLSTLSKSAISFIPVGLNYPYTRMTTTEAKERLEVLRIPQDCQFILHVGGNFWYKNRLGVLEIFYQLMLKLKQLNFYLVMAGKPLTAEMRQFINMHNMTHKIIELVDVDNENLRALYSSATALVFPSLYEGFGWPIIEAQACGCPVFISNRPPMNEVGGEAAIYIEPDKPEKAAEKILDCFTILEEYKKKGFVNCQRFQVETMISQYIEIYQQAIGDKSLSKAKIM from the coding sequence ATGAAAATTTTATTGATAGGTAACTATCAGCTAGATGCCATACAAAGCATGGATAGATTTGCTTTGATGTTGGAGATTTACTTAACCAATTTTGGTCATCAAGTGCGTGTCATTCGTCCAAGTCCTTATTTGGGGACGCTTGGTTTATCTTCGCAGTTATTAAAAAAATGGTTAGGTTATATTGATAAATTAATTCTCTTCCCATCACAATTGCGCCAAGCATTATCTTGGGCAGATGTAGTTCATATATGCGATCACGGGAATGCAGTTTACATAAAACATTTGAGAAACGTACCTCATGTTGTAACTTGTCATGATTTATTAGCAGTTCGTTCTGGTTTGGGAGAGTTTGCTGAATATAAAACTGGATGGACTGGGAAACAATTGCAGCAAATGATGATGAAGGGACTGAATCAAGCTCAAAAAGTTGTCTGCGTTTCCGAACAAACTAGAAGCGATGTATTACGGCTGAGTACTCTTTCTAAAAGTGCTATATCTTTTATTCCTGTGGGGTTAAACTATCCCTATACCCGAATGACAACTACAGAAGCTAAAGAACGTTTAGAAGTTTTACGAATCCCTCAAGATTGCCAATTTATTCTTCATGTTGGGGGAAATTTTTGGTACAAAAATCGTTTGGGAGTTTTAGAAATTTTTTATCAGTTAATGCTGAAACTAAAACAACTCAATTTTTATTTAGTCATGGCTGGTAAACCCTTAACAGCAGAAATGCGCCAGTTCATCAATATGCATAATATGACTCACAAAATCATAGAGTTAGTGGATGTTGATAATGAAAATTTACGAGCGTTGTATTCTTCTGCTACTGCGTTAGTATTTCCTTCTCTTTATGAAGGGTTTGGCTGGCCAATTATAGAAGCTCAAGCTTGTGGTTGTCCCGTGTTTATATCAAACCGTCCTCCGATGAATGAGGTGGGAGGAGAAGCAGCTATATACATAGAACCTGATAAGCCTGAAAAAGCCGCAGAAAAAATTCTTGACTGTTTTACTATATTAGAAGAATATAAAAAGAAAGGATTTGTTAATTGTCAAAGATTTCAAGTTGAAACAATGATTAGTCAATATATTGAAATTTATCAACAAGCTATTGGCGACAAATCTTTGAGTAAAGCTAAAATTATGTGA
- a CDS encoding CgeB family protein, translated as MKKILIVGQTLELGRTEELYGRGFSAFGCKVQYFSWHEAAPSLVSGLLWDKVTWRLAWQLRARTANQKLVEIGNQFQPDLTLVISPLLLHPDSILALQQHGLVFVFFTDNPVDGHHTHSNSWVQQGFPLWDAAFIWSQELVERLIANGVKKAFFHPFCSDVEYHFPKKQSNPAYDVAFIGNWDASRKREQYLKAIANYRLGLWGSNYWNTHCQEPILKGLCQGMCSYTEIPEILGSAKMGLNILRPQNEEGHNIRTFEIPATQTLMLSERSRELLNLFVEDKEAVYFSSPDELRQKIEYLLQNPEKIKLIAEAGYQKAIKHKIADRVTEIASLYQQLKSSSGDIRILR; from the coding sequence ATGAAAAAAATTTTGATTGTGGGACAAACGCTGGAATTAGGTCGTACTGAGGAACTTTACGGACGAGGATTTTCTGCTTTTGGTTGTAAAGTTCAATATTTCAGTTGGCACGAAGCAGCACCCAGCTTAGTCTCCGGTTTGTTGTGGGATAAAGTAACTTGGCGACTTGCATGGCAACTACGAGCAAGAACTGCAAATCAGAAATTAGTTGAGATAGGCAATCAGTTTCAGCCTGATTTGACTTTAGTGATTTCACCTCTTTTGCTTCATCCTGACAGCATTCTGGCTTTGCAGCAGCATGGTTTAGTTTTTGTCTTTTTTACTGACAATCCCGTAGATGGACATCATACTCACAGTAATTCCTGGGTACAACAGGGATTTCCCTTGTGGGATGCTGCTTTTATCTGGAGTCAAGAACTAGTTGAACGCTTAATTGCCAATGGTGTAAAAAAAGCTTTTTTTCATCCCTTTTGTAGCGATGTTGAATATCACTTTCCCAAAAAGCAGAGTAACCCCGCTTATGATGTAGCGTTTATTGGTAATTGGGATGCTAGCCGAAAGCGAGAGCAATATTTAAAAGCGATCGCTAATTATCGTTTAGGACTTTGGGGGTCTAATTACTGGAATACTCATTGTCAAGAACCTATACTAAAAGGTCTGTGCCAAGGAATGTGCAGTTATACAGAAATTCCAGAAATTTTAGGCTCTGCCAAAATGGGTCTAAATATTTTACGTCCTCAAAATGAAGAGGGACACAACATCAGAACCTTTGAGATTCCGGCTACACAAACGCTGATGTTGAGTGAGCGAAGTAGAGAATTATTGAATCTATTTGTAGAAGATAAAGAAGCAGTTTATTTTTCGAGTCCTGATGAGTTGAGACAGAAAATTGAGTATCTTTTACAAAACCCGGAAAAAATTAAACTTATTGCAGAAGCAGGATATCAAAAGGCAATAAAACATAAAATTGCTGATAGAGTTACAGAAATTGCTAGCTTGTATCAACAATTAAAATCTTCATCCGGTGATATTAGAATTTTGCGATAA
- a CDS encoding glycosyltransferase family 4 protein, which yields MKVAVSVFGRFHAFNLAHQLQKDGYLYKLISSYPTFEITKYGIDKSFINSLLYWEILSRSWQRVPSWLKGDRNLQLWFLEQFDRSVVNALSPGFDIFVGWSGCCFWSMYRAQKMGAKTIIERGSSHMQYQTAILQEEYEKWGLQFTETHPGIYDREIQSYSDTDKIAIPSLFVKRTFLEQGIPESKLIHVPYGTSLAEFYPYPKSDNIFRVIHCGGITLRKGVQYLLQAFYELNLPEAELWLVGTISPEIEPFLAKYQSDRLILKGKYPQNKLRFLYSQCSVFCLASIEDGFGMVIPQAMACGLPVIHTTNTGGEDIVRDGIDGFCVPIRDVEALKEKIIWLYDNPDKQLEMGNNALAQARKSLSWDDYGQRISNEYLNILQPVSA from the coding sequence ATGAAAGTTGCTGTTTCGGTATTTGGGCGTTTTCATGCCTTCAACTTAGCCCATCAATTACAAAAAGACGGTTATTTATACAAGTTAATTTCTAGTTATCCAACTTTTGAAATTACTAAATATGGAATCGATAAATCTTTTATTAATTCTCTCTTGTATTGGGAAATTCTATCTAGAAGCTGGCAGCGAGTACCTAGCTGGCTTAAAGGCGATCGCAATTTACAGCTATGGTTTTTAGAACAGTTTGATCGTTCAGTTGTTAACGCTCTCTCCCCAGGATTTGATATATTTGTTGGATGGTCGGGATGTTGTTTTTGGTCTATGTATCGCGCTCAAAAAATGGGTGCTAAAACAATAATTGAACGTGGCAGCAGCCATATGCAGTATCAAACAGCAATCCTCCAAGAGGAATATGAAAAGTGGGGACTGCAATTTACAGAAACTCATCCCGGAATATACGACAGAGAAATTCAATCATATAGTGATACAGACAAAATTGCGATACCCAGCTTATTTGTCAAGCGGACTTTTTTAGAACAAGGAATACCAGAAAGTAAACTTATTCACGTACCGTATGGGACTTCTCTAGCAGAATTTTATCCTTACCCAAAATCAGATAATATCTTTCGAGTCATTCACTGTGGTGGTATAACTCTGCGTAAAGGTGTGCAGTATTTATTGCAAGCTTTTTATGAGTTGAATCTACCCGAAGCTGAGTTGTGGCTAGTGGGTACAATCTCTCCAGAAATCGAGCCTTTTTTAGCCAAATATCAAAGCGATCGCCTAATTTTAAAAGGCAAATACCCCCAGAATAAACTGCGTTTTCTTTACTCTCAATGCTCGGTATTTTGTCTGGCTTCAATTGAAGATGGTTTTGGGATGGTGATTCCGCAAGCAATGGCTTGTGGACTACCAGTTATTCATACCACAAATACTGGTGGTGAGGATATTGTCCGAGATGGTATTGATGGTTTTTGTGTTCCTATTCGAGATGTAGAAGCTCTCAAAGAGAAAATTATTTGGTTATATGACAACCCAGATAAGCAACTTGAAATGGGTAATAATGCTTTAGCACAAGCTCGCAAATCTCTTTCTTGGGACGATTATGGACAGAGAATTAGCAATGAATATTTAAATATTTTGCAGCCTGTATCAGCCTAA
- a CDS encoding glycosyltransferase yields MKILYIQYTNPAGYPPLQQSSWILAVDGWEVLFLGTKALGTDALRFPPHPNITVQLMPFCSSGWRQKLHYLQFCLWVLIETLRWQPRWIYASDILSCPIALLLTFIPGVNVIYHEHDSPNDTSSSFFIRFCLTTRRWLASKAKMCILPNQQRLEQFALETNASSKLLCVWNCPTQGEAIAKRSFPKSDNLQLLYHGSIVPSRLPTAVLKALVMLPNNVKLRVIGYDTVGHPNYTQELRDIAEKLGIAKQVEFLGAMPRYEVLQKSLDCDIGLALMPISNQDINLQCMVGASNKPFDYLACGLTLLVSDLPDWKQMYVEPGYGLACNPEDSESIAAALKWYLEHPVEMREMGDRGRQCILEKWNYETQFEPVKNQMNKTEYKRPNK; encoded by the coding sequence ATGAAAATTTTGTACATTCAATATACAAATCCAGCAGGATATCCACCGCTTCAACAAAGTTCTTGGATACTTGCAGTTGATGGCTGGGAGGTGCTTTTTCTGGGTACAAAAGCGCTAGGAACAGATGCTTTGCGCTTTCCACCCCATCCCAACATCACTGTACAACTTATGCCCTTTTGTTCGTCGGGTTGGCGACAGAAGTTGCATTATTTGCAATTTTGTCTTTGGGTGTTGATTGAAACATTACGCTGGCAACCGCGATGGATATATGCCTCAGATATTTTATCTTGTCCTATTGCTTTGCTGTTGACTTTTATACCGGGTGTAAATGTTATTTATCACGAACATGACTCGCCAAACGATACATCTTCAAGCTTTTTTATTCGCTTCTGTTTGACAACTCGCAGATGGTTGGCAAGCAAAGCGAAGATGTGCATTCTCCCAAATCAACAGCGCTTAGAGCAGTTTGCTTTAGAAACCAACGCTTCTAGCAAGCTTTTATGCGTCTGGAATTGTCCTACTCAGGGTGAAGCGATCGCCAAGCGTTCATTTCCTAAAAGTGATAATTTGCAACTTTTATATCATGGCTCCATCGTGCCATCGCGACTACCAACAGCCGTGTTAAAGGCTCTGGTAATGCTGCCCAATAATGTTAAATTGCGCGTGATTGGCTATGACACAGTAGGTCATCCAAATTATACACAAGAATTGCGAGATATCGCTGAAAAACTGGGAATTGCCAAACAAGTAGAATTTCTTGGCGCTATGCCTAGATATGAAGTATTGCAAAAAAGCTTGGACTGTGACATTGGGCTGGCATTGATGCCGATAAGTAACCAAGATATTAACTTGCAATGCATGGTGGGTGCTTCTAACAAGCCTTTTGACTACCTCGCTTGCGGTCTGACATTGCTAGTTTCTGATTTACCGGATTGGAAGCAAATGTATGTTGAGCCTGGTTACGGATTAGCTTGTAATCCTGAAGATTCAGAAAGTATTGCTGCTGCTTTAAAGTGGTATTTAGAGCATCCGGTAGAAATGCGAGAAATGGGCGATCGCGGTCGGCAATGCATCTTGGAAAAATGGAATTATGAGACTCAATTTGAACCTGTTAAAAATCAGATGAATAAAACAGAATACAAAAGACCTAATAAATAA
- a CDS encoding alpha-1,2-fucosyltransferase produces the protein MSKQPTLLVYPQLPKAGLGNMLLVWAKAVLFADINQLPIVAPVWGKIAIGSYLRGERDKRYYNHLFCDKNYESRWKYFLVIFRKKYLHNNPAISKIELSHLEPPNVDLHLFIFNQLPHWSDYFADLKEYQPLIKQKLFSSIRPSVFEAILNRPTPEIGIHIRMGDFRKLKPEDDFSKLGNVRTPLSWFIQVIDVIRKIAGYDVPVTIFSDGRDRELDELLKHNKVSRATAASALSDMLTLSRSKLLITSSGSTFSSWASYLGQCPTIWHPAHFHAGVFPSDISQSIFEGGLDPESMAVPDLLIHNIKLAFAGS, from the coding sequence ATGTCCAAACAACCTACTTTACTAGTTTATCCCCAATTACCCAAAGCCGGCTTAGGCAACATGCTTTTAGTTTGGGCAAAGGCAGTTTTGTTTGCTGATATAAATCAACTGCCTATTGTTGCACCTGTTTGGGGCAAAATTGCCATTGGTTCTTATTTAAGAGGTGAACGAGATAAAAGGTATTATAATCATCTCTTTTGTGATAAAAATTATGAGTCACGATGGAAATATTTTCTGGTAATTTTCAGAAAAAAATATCTTCACAATAATCCAGCGATATCTAAAATAGAATTATCTCATTTAGAGCCACCCAATGTAGATTTGCATCTATTTATTTTTAATCAACTGCCACATTGGAGTGATTACTTTGCAGATTTAAAAGAATATCAACCTCTGATTAAACAGAAACTATTTTCCAGTATTCGTCCGTCAGTATTTGAAGCCATTTTAAATCGTCCAACCCCGGAAATAGGCATTCATATTAGAATGGGAGACTTTAGAAAACTTAAACCGGAAGATGATTTCAGTAAATTAGGTAATGTTCGCACACCTTTGAGTTGGTTTATTCAGGTGATTGATGTAATTCGTAAAATTGCTGGTTATGATGTGCCTGTAACTATATTTTCAGACGGTCGCGATCGCGAGCTTGATGAACTGTTAAAACACAATAAGGTTTCCCGTGCAACTGCTGCTTCTGCTCTCTCCGATATGCTTACTTTGTCTAGAAGCAAGCTTTTGATTACTTCTTCAGGCAGCACATTTAGCAGTTGGGCTTCATATTTAGGACAATGCCCAACTATCTGGCATCCAGCACATTTCCACGCAGGTGTTTTTCCTAGTGATATTAGCCAGAGTATATTTGAAGGAGGGTTAGATCCTGAATCAATGGCAGTTCCCGATTTACTAATTCATAATATCAAATTAGCATTTGCGGGTTCATAA
- a CDS encoding phytanoyl-CoA dioxygenase family protein has translation MYNSEFLNTSTNRIVNELKSKGYFIFEKALEQDYIDKLLEEIDFNYILVNQNDVGVVIAQNIKFLTHCLASSKKTYDIITSRKILDICKEYFEDNYKLTNHRIYQTSKKGHMPWHTDNNLQIGKQLVAKHNMPGLLFLFYLSDVSKNAFQYLKDSHKWSHKYDSEIYLSDSFINDNYKNDIFSFPMKKGTIIVCDIHGIHRAEPFQDENYSRTTLLFQVDQVGSEYLGHGEKNLVNTEYLDNLTSEVMDYLGFGFKRAYPPFPSTSAATMTPQDMLKLQKQLLPQTIEALSKSILKSLLPAEVFINAKRILWHLKSKKSKINQTNSNQ, from the coding sequence ATGTATAATTCAGAATTTTTAAATACTAGTACTAACCGAATAGTTAATGAACTGAAAAGTAAAGGATATTTTATTTTTGAAAAAGCATTAGAACAAGACTATATTGATAAATTACTTGAAGAAATAGATTTTAATTATATTTTAGTTAATCAGAATGATGTTGGTGTAGTTATTGCTCAAAATATCAAGTTTTTAACTCACTGTTTAGCTAGCTCTAAAAAAACCTACGATATCATTACATCTAGAAAAATTTTAGATATTTGCAAAGAATATTTTGAGGATAATTATAAATTAACAAATCATAGAATTTATCAAACTTCCAAAAAGGGTCATATGCCCTGGCATACAGATAATAACTTACAAATTGGTAAGCAACTAGTTGCCAAGCATAATATGCCCGGACTATTGTTTTTATTTTATTTATCTGATGTTAGTAAGAATGCATTTCAATACCTGAAAGATTCTCATAAATGGTCTCATAAATACGATAGCGAAATCTACTTAAGTGATAGTTTTATTAACGATAATTATAAAAATGATATATTTTCATTTCCTATGAAGAAAGGTACTATTATAGTCTGTGATATTCATGGAATTCACAGGGCTGAACCTTTTCAGGATGAAAACTACAGCAGAACTACCTTGCTTTTTCAAGTGGATCAAGTTGGTAGTGAATATCTAGGGCATGGTGAAAAAAACCTAGTTAATACTGAATATCTTGATAATTTAACTTCAGAGGTAATGGACTATCTCGGATTCGGTTTTAAAAGAGCTTATCCACCTTTCCCTAGCACTTCAGCTGCTACCATGACACCTCAAGATATGTTAAAATTACAAAAGCAGTTGTTGCCCCAAACAATAGAAGCTTTAAGTAAAAGCATACTCAAATCTTTATTGCCTGCTGAAGTATTTATTAATGCCAAGCGAATTCTCTGGCATTTAAAATCAAAAAAATCAAAAATAAACCAGACTAATAGCAATCAATGA
- a CDS encoding glycosyltransferase family 4 protein: protein MLRIAYFVSHPIQYQAPLLRLIAADPEIDLKVFFYSDLSLKPYQDSGFGRVIEWDVPLIEGYDYSFLDCWGSKQQQVSQQSLAKDITKHLKQGQFDAVWVHGWSWFCSIQAVLAANRLGIPVLLRGETSGLSEPTHPLKKRAKRVFLNWLFPKIAAFLYIGTLNRQFYKNYGVEDDRLFCVPYAVDNDYFQQRVMLARPNREELRRSLNLDFGRPIILYAAKLIDVKRPQDLLAAYQLLCGDNIKKPEPYLLFVGDGVLRLTLEAQAQAINYQSIRFLGFRNQSEMPAIYDLCDVFVLPSNFEPWGLAINEVMNAGKAVVVSDRVGCAPDLVREGQNGRIFPVGEITALAEAISFCIDHQTAGNISLKQIQKWSYQEDIQGLKQALNYLKQKVA from the coding sequence ATGCTGCGTATTGCTTACTTTGTATCTCATCCCATTCAATATCAAGCTCCTTTATTGCGACTCATCGCTGCCGATCCAGAAATTGACCTGAAAGTGTTTTTTTACAGTGATTTATCTTTGAAACCTTATCAAGATTCAGGATTTGGACGTGTAATTGAGTGGGATGTGCCACTAATAGAAGGTTACGATTACTCTTTTTTAGACTGTTGGGGTAGCAAGCAGCAACAAGTATCCCAACAATCCCTAGCTAAAGATATTACCAAACATTTAAAACAAGGACAATTCGATGCCGTTTGGGTGCATGGATGGTCTTGGTTTTGCAGCATCCAAGCAGTGCTGGCAGCCAATCGCTTAGGTATTCCAGTGTTGCTGCGGGGAGAAACTAGCGGTTTGAGCGAACCAACTCATCCTCTGAAAAAAAGGGCGAAAAGAGTTTTTCTGAACTGGTTATTTCCGAAAATTGCTGCGTTTCTCTACATCGGAACTCTCAACCGTCAATTTTATAAAAACTATGGTGTTGAGGACGATCGCCTGTTTTGCGTACCTTATGCTGTTGACAATGACTATTTTCAGCAGCGAGTAATGTTAGCGCGTCCTAACCGTGAAGAACTGCGGCGATCGCTTAATTTAGATTTTGGTAGACCGATTATTCTCTACGCTGCTAAACTGATTGACGTGAAGCGTCCGCAAGATTTGCTTGCAGCTTATCAATTACTCTGTGGAGATAATATTAAAAAACCAGAACCTTATTTGTTGTTTGTCGGAGATGGCGTTTTGCGCTTAACTTTAGAAGCCCAAGCACAGGCAATAAACTATCAGTCTATTCGCTTTTTGGGTTTTCGCAATCAGTCAGAAATGCCTGCCATTTACGATTTGTGTGACGTATTTGTTTTACCATCTAATTTTGAACCCTGGGGATTGGCAATTAATGAAGTGATGAATGCAGGCAAAGCTGTTGTTGTTAGCGATCGCGTTGGTTGTGCCCCTGATTTGGTCAGGGAAGGGCAAAATGGACGGATTTTTCCTGTAGGAGAAATTACCGCTTTAGCAGAGGCAATTAGCTTTTGCATCGACCACCAAACAGCCGGAAATATCAGCCTCAAACAAATTCAAAAATGGAGCTATCAAGAAGATATCCAGGGACTCAAACAAGCTTTAAATTACCTCAAGCAGAAAGTAGCTTAA
- a CDS encoding glycosyltransferase produces MNLQHIVLTDPALNGFEYGMLRDFEEEIVRITNAKRVEMPKRKFPKLIEDRIGHGTRYGNLRKFIPKVESDLKADVLWVILMGPENFPLDLFKNWDQNVGVKILYIFDTFEGQLPSIRRVLQSAKWDLAITSFHGALSFLKEQTQQKWYAVAQGVKLDRFKTVAKEEKLISFSAYGRRLDNVHQSVKEYCLQTDKYYEYTTTTGLQPQLDPRENYRQYAWHLAHSFFTFSWAVEITNPKRVLTFSPITCRWFEAAASGTVILGQAPNEPEFEKIFGSNLVIPIDYTDSQDKLQLIWEELWKNRYIHFESALRTRERLAQSWSWESRVWEILKLINLST; encoded by the coding sequence ATGAACTTACAACATATTGTACTTACCGATCCTGCTCTCAACGGTTTTGAATATGGAATGCTGAGAGATTTTGAAGAGGAGATAGTTCGCATCACAAATGCCAAAAGAGTAGAGATGCCAAAGCGAAAATTTCCAAAGTTGATTGAAGACCGCATTGGACACGGAACTCGATATGGTAACTTGCGAAAATTTATTCCCAAAGTTGAGTCAGACCTGAAAGCAGATGTTCTTTGGGTTATACTCATGGGTCCAGAAAACTTTCCTCTCGATTTATTCAAAAATTGGGATCAAAATGTTGGAGTTAAAATCCTTTACATATTTGATACTTTTGAGGGACAACTACCTTCAATTCGTCGGGTCTTACAGTCAGCAAAATGGGATCTTGCCATCACTTCTTTTCATGGAGCGCTTTCCTTTTTGAAGGAGCAAACCCAACAAAAGTGGTATGCTGTGGCTCAAGGTGTAAAGCTTGACAGGTTTAAAACAGTTGCCAAAGAAGAAAAATTAATTAGTTTTTCTGCATATGGTCGTCGCTTAGACAATGTTCATCAAAGCGTCAAAGAATATTGTTTGCAAACTGACAAGTATTATGAATACACAACTACTACTGGTCTTCAACCGCAGCTAGATCCGCGCGAAAATTACAGACAATACGCATGGCATCTGGCACACAGTTTTTTTACCTTCTCATGGGCTGTAGAGATAACTAATCCTAAAAGGGTTTTGACATTTAGTCCAATTACTTGTAGATGGTTTGAAGCTGCTGCCAGTGGCACAGTGATTCTTGGTCAAGCTCCTAATGAGCCAGAATTTGAAAAGATATTTGGTTCTAATTTAGTAATACCAATTGACTATACGGATAGTCAGGATAAATTGCAATTAATTTGGGAAGAATTATGGAAAAATCGTTATATTCATTTTGAATCTGCTTTAAGAACCAGAGAAAGACTAGCACAAAGTTGGAGCTGGGAGAGTCGTGTGTGGGAAATTTTAAAGCTAATTAATCTAAGTACATAA